One genomic window of Numida meleagris isolate 19003 breed g44 Domestic line chromosome 1, NumMel1.0, whole genome shotgun sequence includes the following:
- the ARRDC5 gene encoding LOW QUALITY PROTEIN: arrestin domain-containing protein 5 (The sequence of the model RefSeq protein was modified relative to this genomic sequence to represent the inferred CDS: inserted 3 bases in 2 codons; deleted 1 base in 1 codon), with amino-acid sequence MTAVKAIKLVLPEIKVYLAGSSICGQLVLNLSSTLVDPVVKVELVGRGYLRWHQKGNPELDYEKTIACTHKFVYISKEKKFHIEDNFLDAGIHTFDFHFSFPPGIPSTFTSKVGCIFXFLQGICCSHSTVLAKVRRYLVLQGISRDHMGHAIDMAQLVVEARIDVVYFCCFTHGSVNLRMSLEKNXFYPGETIVFMTDITNGTCNYIRKVVFAVRCIVMYKGFSDNGEQYYLEDQNLQIQSDKVGVPARHSPLCTTRVTSALVLPKPLPLTTTFKENNTMAFKYELLGTSKLPCATSTILGRVPVIITSVPEHLWSRAP; translated from the exons ATGACAGCAGTGAAAGCAATTAAGCTTGTGCTGCCTGAGATCAAGGTGTATTTGGCTGGCTCCAGCATATGTGGCCAACTGGTTCTAAACCTCAGCAGTACCCTTGTGGACCCTGTTGTGAAAGTGGAGCTTGTGGGAAGAGGCTACCTGAGGTGGCATCAGAAGGGTAATCCAGAACTGGACTATGAAAAGACCATAGCCTGCACCCACAAATTTGTCTACATctccaaagaaaagaagttcCACATAGAAG ACAA CTTCCTGGATGCTGGGATCCACACTTTTGATTTCCACTTCAGCTTTCCTCCAGGCATTCCCTCCACATTCACCAGCAAAGTTGGCTgcatct tgtttctgcaaGGGATTTGCTGCAGCCATAGTACTGTCTTAGCTAAAGTGCGGAGATATTTGGTGTTGCAAGGAATCAGTCGTGACCACATGGGACATGCAATAGACATG GCTCAGTTGGTGGTAGAAGCTAGGATCGATGTTGTTTACTTCTGTTGCTTCACCCATGGCTCTGTGAACCTTCGGATGTCcctggagaaaaa attttacccTGGTGAAACTATTGTCTTCATGACAGATATCACCAACGGGACATGCAATTACATTAGAAAGGTAGTTTTTGCTGTGCGCTGCATTGTCATGTACAAGGGCTTCAGTGACAATGGAGAACAATATTACTTGGAAGATCAAAATCTTCAAATCCAAAGTGACAAGGTTGGAGTGCCAGCCAGGCACAGCCCCCTTTG TACCACCAGAGTCACCAGTGCCCTGGTTCTGCCAAAACCATTGCCTCTCACAACtacattcaaagaaaataacaccATGGCATTCAAGTACGAGCTGCTAGGAACCTCTAAACTTCCTTGTGCCACATCCACCATCTTGGGCAGGGTGCCCGTCATCATAACATCTGTACCAGAGCATTTGTGGAGCAGAGCACCATGA